A region from the Lutra lutra chromosome 1, mLutLut1.2, whole genome shotgun sequence genome encodes:
- the ZIC1 gene encoding zinc finger protein ZIC 1 yields MLLDAGPQYPAIGVTTFGASRHHSAGDVAERDVGLGINPFADGMGAFKLNPSSHELASAGQTAFTSQAPGYAAAAALGHHHHPGHVGSYSSAAFNSTRDFLFRNRGFGDAAAAASAQHSLFAASAGGFGGPHGHTDAAGHLLFPGLHEQAAGHASPNVVNGQMRLGFSGDMYPRPEQYGQVTSPRSEHYAAPQLHGYGPMNVNMAAHHGAGAFFRYMRQPIKQELICKWIEPEQLANPKKSCNKTFSTMHELVTHVTVEHVGGPEQSNHICFWEECPREGKPFKAKYKLVNHIRVHTGEKPFPCPFPGCGKVFARSENLKIHKRTHTGEKPFKCEFEGCDRRFANSSDRKKHMHVHTSDKPYLCKMCDKSYTHPSSLRKHMKVHESSSQGSQPSPAASSGYESSTPPTIVSPSTDNPTTSSLSPSSSAVHHTAGHSALSSNFNEWYV; encoded by the exons ATGCTCCTGGACGCCGGCCCCCAGTACCCCGCGATCGGCGTGACCACCTTTGGCGCGTCCCGCCACCACTCGGCGGGCGACGTGGCCGAGCGCGACGTGGGCCTGGGCATCAACCCGTTCGCCGACGGCATGGGCGCCTTCAAGCTCAACCCCAGCTCTCATGAGCTGGCCTCCGCCGGCCAGACGGCCTTCACGTCGCAGGCCCCCGGCTACGCGGCTGCCGCGGCCCTGGGCCATCACCACCACCCGGGCCACGTCGGCTCCTATTCGAGCGCAGCTTTCAACTCCACGCGGGACTTTCTGTTCCGCAACCGGGGCTTTGGCGACGCGGCAGCGGCAGCCAGCGCTCAACACAGTCTGTTCGCTGCTTCAGCCGGAGGCTTCGGGGGCCCACACGGTCACACGGACGCCGCGGGCCACCTCCTCTTCCCTGGCCTTCACGAGCAGGCGGCGGGCCACGCGTCGCCCAACGTGGTCAACGGGCAGATGAGGCTTGGCTTCTCCGGGGACATGTACCCGCGGCCCGAACAGTACGGCCAGGTGACCAGTCCGCGTTCGGAGCATTATGCCGCGCCGCAGCTGCACGGTTATGGGCCCATGAACGTGAACATGGCCGCACATCACGGCGCTGGCGCCTTCTTCCGTTACATGCGCCAACCCATCAAGCAGGAGCTCATCTGCAAGTGGATCGAGCCCGAGCAGCTGGCCAACCCCAAAAAGTCGTGCAACAAAACTTTCAGCACCATGCACGAGCTGGTCACGCACGTCACCGTGGAGCACGTCGGCGGACCTGAGCAGAGTAACCACATCTGCTTTTGGGAGGAGTGTCCGCGCGAGGGCAAGCCCTTCAAAGCCAAATACAAACTGGTCAACCACATCCGCGtgcacacgggcgagaagcccttcccctgcccctttccTGGCTGCGGCAAGGTCTTCGCGCGTTCTGAGAACTTAAAGATCCACAAAAGGACGCACACAG GGGAGAAGCCTTTCAAGTGCGAGTTCGAAGGCTGTGACCGACGCTTTGCCAATAGCAGCGACCGCAAGAagcacatgcacgtgcacacgaGCGACAAGCCCTATCTTTGCAAGATGTGCGACAAGTCCTACACGCACCCCAGTTCGCTGCGCAAACACATGAAG GTCCACGAATCCTCCTCGCAGGGCTCGCAGCCTTCGCCCGCCGCCAGCTCCGGCTACGAGTCCTCCACGCCGCCTACCATCGTGTCTCCCTCCACAGACAACCCGACCACCAGCTCCCTGTCGCCTTCCTCCTCCGCAGTCCACCACACAGCCGGCCACAGCGCGCTCTCTTCCAATTTTAATGAATGGTAcgtttaa